A window of the Candidatus Nitrosotalea okcheonensis genome harbors these coding sequences:
- a CDS encoding integrase, giving the protein MLDYSLKYNDLAFTDDLISLESTRKKLDVLKAIANLTRYMDIRYDSYFHDEFTHWLKRKEIKWTTKSTVNNYSLSNRIKLEDVLDSIKKLPYKHKIFSLFVLVSGLRTEEALRAFNNHTVLCNDGIMELFWDRGTKKSNAVYCHPLLHNKIDFKTSKAVYTFLNKRILGYEIRFLRKLNFTINSGKVDPLLAEFMQGRRGNISQKHYFLPSMYEHKNKWLEAWNLIIRDVGGDW; this is encoded by the coding sequence ATGCTGGACTATTCGCTGAAATACAATGATCTAGCTTTTACTGATGATCTCATATCGTTAGAGTCTACTAGGAAAAAACTAGACGTACTGAAGGCAATTGCCAATCTTACTCGTTATATGGATATCCGATACGACAGTTACTTTCATGATGAATTTACCCATTGGTTAAAACGTAAAGAGATCAAATGGACTACAAAATCTACTGTTAACAATTACAGTCTATCTAATAGAATAAAACTTGAGGACGTGTTGGATTCAATCAAAAAGTTACCTTACAAGCACAAGATATTCTCATTATTTGTGCTAGTATCTGGACTACGGACAGAGGAGGCACTTAGGGCATTTAACAATCATACTGTGTTATGTAATGACGGCATAATGGAGTTATTTTGGGATCGGGGAACAAAGAAATCTAATGCAGTATATTGTCATCCATTACTTCATAACAAAATTGATTTTAAGACGAGTAAAGCCGTCTATACATTTTTGAATAAACGAATACTGGGGTATGAAATACGATTTTTACGAAAGCTTAACTTTACTATTAATTCTGGTAAAGTAGACCCTTTGTTGGCTGAGTTTATGCAGGGCAGACGAGGAAATATCTCTCAAAAGCATTATTTTCTACCATCTATGTATGAGCACAAGAACAAGTGGCTAGAAGCATGGAATCTGATTATCCGTGACGTTGGGGGTGACTGGTAA
- a CDS encoding AIPR family protein: MAERSNGLLEYIPGAKPVSYQYTNGQPLDGFSQNVKDSIKEYAESAQSEVEKGHNFLQWVLTRVFEATEDDATDAIIDGANDLGIDAYLPVDFSEDKIYLFQSKYGTSHSIEAIAKFKEDVKKLQGRDISKMRPELAHLVTKIQEKNLKIECIYVTDQKLEDENFDAVEIYDVDVIIQKLWDRIKKPAAGKKAPIKLETKLRYQNTLLGILKLRELTNFVTKNKDYVFESNIRQWMQFKTTVNKGLRETLQEVPHKFFYYNNGITIVVSDFEELEDNSIMLHSPQIVNGAQTSNSVLDHARRTHNLDGSITVTIIKAADELDQNNITKYRNSQNAVRGKDLVSLMDFHKSLKSQMENIHYFYEIQGGSFDTKTKSHQSEFVGDAIYNKYLPDNHKKVIVAKDAIQAFVAGIEQRPTEAYSSPAQFLPRGSKYDEVFNEKLNDDYRLLLYPYCVKEYAKKNLNYGKKGGHKTKRYATLFFVAVYFKILHEKILFTKDDFKEDISKLEPVFKSVKLNQRILKLTDTIATKFLEDTVVDDEMTAANTYHNFFSHHVWQDSMVRVIEKKIKQEEEEIISIQKVVQDLF, from the coding sequence TTGGCAGAAAGAAGTAATGGTCTACTAGAATACATTCCGGGTGCAAAGCCTGTTTCATATCAGTACACCAATGGTCAACCATTGGACGGGTTTTCACAAAATGTCAAGGATAGCATAAAAGAATATGCAGAAAGTGCACAGAGCGAAGTTGAAAAAGGTCATAATTTCTTACAGTGGGTTCTAACCAGAGTCTTTGAAGCAACCGAAGATGATGCTACTGATGCAATAATAGACGGAGCAAATGATCTTGGAATAGATGCATATCTGCCAGTAGATTTCTCTGAAGACAAGATCTATTTATTCCAGTCAAAGTATGGAACATCCCATTCAATTGAGGCCATTGCAAAGTTCAAGGAAGATGTCAAGAAGCTACAAGGAAGAGACATCTCAAAAATGCGTCCAGAACTTGCCCACTTGGTGACAAAAATTCAAGAAAAAAATCTCAAGATAGAATGCATCTATGTCACAGACCAGAAACTGGAGGATGAGAATTTTGATGCAGTTGAAATATACGATGTGGATGTGATAATACAGAAACTTTGGGATAGGATAAAAAAACCAGCGGCAGGCAAAAAAGCTCCCATCAAACTTGAAACTAAACTACGATATCAGAATACCCTTCTTGGAATTTTAAAACTAAGAGAGCTTACCAATTTTGTCACAAAGAACAAGGACTATGTCTTTGAGTCAAACATAAGACAGTGGATGCAGTTCAAGACCACGGTAAACAAGGGATTGAGAGAAACTTTGCAAGAAGTACCTCACAAGTTCTTTTACTACAATAATGGGATAACAATAGTTGTAAGTGATTTTGAAGAATTGGAGGACAATTCCATAATGTTGCACTCCCCTCAGATAGTAAACGGAGCACAGACATCCAATTCTGTATTAGATCATGCTAGACGTACACATAATTTGGATGGAAGTATAACGGTTACAATCATAAAGGCTGCAGATGAACTTGACCAGAACAATATTACAAAATATAGAAATTCCCAGAATGCAGTAAGAGGAAAAGATTTGGTATCCCTGATGGATTTTCACAAATCATTAAAATCACAAATGGAAAATATTCATTATTTTTATGAGATACAGGGTGGCTCATTTGATACCAAGACAAAGTCTCATCAAAGTGAGTTTGTAGGAGATGCGATTTACAACAAATATCTGCCAGATAACCATAAAAAAGTCATAGTGGCAAAAGATGCTATACAGGCATTTGTTGCAGGAATAGAACAAAGACCAACGGAGGCATATAGCTCCCCTGCACAGTTCCTGCCAAGAGGCAGCAAATATGACGAAGTCTTCAACGAGAAATTAAATGATGATTACAGGCTCCTTCTTTATCCGTACTGTGTAAAGGAATACGCAAAGAAAAACCTCAACTATGGAAAGAAAGGAGGTCACAAGACAAAAAGATATGCAACTTTGTTCTTTGTTGCGGTATACTTTAAGATCCTTCATGAAAAGATCTTGTTTACAAAAGACGACTTTAAAGAAGACATATCCAAGCTAGAGCCCGTATTCAAGAGTGTCAAGCTAAATCAACGTATACTCAAACTTACAGATACCATTGCTACCAAGTTCCTAGAAGATACTGTGGTTGATGACGAAATGACTGCTGCAAATACATACCATAATTTCTTCTCTCATCACGTATGGCAGGATTCCATGGTTCGTGTAATAGAGAAGAAAATAAAACAAGAGGAAGAAGAGATAATCAGCATTCAGAAAGTAGTCCAAGATCTTTTTTAG
- a CDS encoding YkgJ family cysteine cluster protein, with protein sequence MEECSQCCIEREYYPTIQFGKIGVLVMPEEKEKMVSLAEKNDIEVTILPRIGVSETKSEPKTILAYQMMGKDMDGNTCPFLDTKSSKRSPHGGYVCKIYENRPLACRAYPVIQSLPLGLDPKCKFCQSCGTPSGNVNSELESLILIQKKMDTKAPYIWRYATGTGESQDKDLIKTGWFLI encoded by the coding sequence GTGGAAGAATGTTCTCAATGTTGCATTGAACGAGAGTATTATCCTACGATACAATTTGGTAAGATTGGTGTGCTTGTCATGCCTGAAGAAAAAGAGAAAATGGTATCACTGGCAGAAAAAAATGACATCGAAGTAACAATCCTGCCAAGAATAGGTGTGTCTGAAACAAAATCTGAGCCGAAAACAATACTTGCATATCAGATGATGGGAAAGGACATGGATGGTAATACTTGTCCATTTCTTGATACAAAATCAAGTAAAAGATCTCCCCATGGAGGATATGTATGTAAAATATATGAAAACCGGCCGCTTGCATGTAGGGCATATCCTGTAATCCAGTCTTTACCACTAGGCCTTGACCCAAAATGCAAATTTTGTCAAAGTTGTGGTACACCGTCTGGGAATGTGAATTCTGAATTGGAATCTTTAATTCTGATACAAAAAAAGATGGATACCAAAGCGCCATACATTTGGCGCTATGCTACTGGCACAGGAGAATCACAAGATAAGGATCTAATCAAAACTGGCTGGTTTCTAATTTGA
- a CDS encoding winged helix-turn-helix domain-containing protein, whose product MQIVRDLLTVTEESGMNGINVTSLLTKANLSHSRLSKFIDNLTGAGLMNKIEYDGKNTFVITSKGKQYLETYERFQNLADSFGLEL is encoded by the coding sequence ATGCAGATAGTAAGAGATTTGCTTACTGTAACAGAAGAAAGCGGTATGAACGGCATTAATGTAACATCACTTCTAACCAAGGCAAACTTATCACATTCGAGACTTTCAAAATTCATAGACAACCTCACCGGTGCAGGCCTAATGAATAAGATAGAATACGACGGCAAGAACACATTTGTCATAACATCAAAAGGTAAGCAATATCTGGAAACATACGAAAGATTCCAGAATCTCGCAGATTCTTTTGGTTTAGAGCTCTAA
- a CDS encoding phosphomannomutase, with translation MKVSISGVRGIFGSDLNLEDIIHYCRNFSRLVKSKKCVIGRDTRPSGEIVTNVAIASLLERGVSVYNLGTSPTPVIFREARKYGSGLIVTSSHNPLEWNGLKFILDGRGINESELEYLEKKDMFQREAIGIETQVNSGYIDEAIKVIGDIKKSSKIAIDVGGGAAFSVAPQLLRRLGCKVSIINGTPGRSTRSPDPTNDQLSELVHASKKANIGFAFDLDGDRLVVVRNGKKQSPDVTLGLGVAGALEKGYKKFVLSIDTSITIEKFIKQEGGQVNRSKVGEANVVDLMLKTKSQAGGEGSSAGFILPEFNMCRDGLLTSGLIASMVGTKQFEDINKFMEGYHQVRTKVSVDSKLHKKTLEILLKKMRKQSSQIITIDGIKSIIDEDSWVLVRQSNTEHIIRISAESNDLSKAKEIEKQITKLVKQSYEESR, from the coding sequence TTGAAAGTATCAATTTCAGGAGTTAGGGGAATTTTTGGCAGTGACCTAAATCTTGAAGACATAATCCATTATTGCAGAAATTTTTCACGTCTTGTCAAGTCAAAAAAATGTGTAATAGGCAGAGATACAAGGCCATCAGGCGAAATTGTAACCAATGTTGCAATTGCTTCACTTTTAGAGAGAGGAGTATCAGTGTACAATCTAGGTACGTCCCCTACTCCCGTTATTTTCAGAGAGGCAAGAAAATATGGAAGCGGTTTGATAGTTACTTCTTCACACAATCCATTAGAATGGAATGGCCTCAAGTTCATTCTAGATGGGAGAGGCATCAACGAATCAGAACTAGAATACTTGGAAAAGAAAGACATGTTTCAAAGAGAAGCGATTGGAATTGAAACACAAGTCAACTCAGGTTATATCGATGAGGCTATCAAAGTAATTGGCGATATAAAAAAATCATCAAAAATAGCAATAGATGTTGGTGGAGGGGCAGCATTTAGTGTCGCTCCACAGTTGTTAAGAAGATTAGGTTGTAAAGTAAGCATCATCAACGGTACACCTGGCAGATCAACTCGAAGTCCAGATCCCACAAACGATCAATTGTCAGAGCTTGTTCATGCATCAAAAAAAGCAAACATAGGTTTTGCTTTTGATCTTGATGGAGACAGACTAGTCGTAGTTAGAAACGGTAAAAAACAATCACCAGATGTAACACTAGGTCTTGGCGTAGCAGGTGCACTTGAGAAAGGATACAAGAAATTTGTTCTCAGCATAGACACAAGTATTACAATTGAGAAATTTATCAAACAGGAAGGTGGTCAAGTAAACAGATCAAAAGTGGGAGAAGCAAATGTTGTGGACTTGATGTTAAAAACTAAATCACAAGCTGGTGGAGAAGGAAGCAGTGCAGGATTTATCCTACCAGAGTTTAACATGTGCAGAGACGGTCTTCTTACAAGCGGTCTTATTGCATCAATGGTTGGGACAAAACAGTTTGAAGACATAAACAAATTCATGGAAGGGTATCATCAAGTACGAACCAAGGTTAGTGTAGATTCGAAACTTCATAAAAAAACACTTGAAATCCTTTTGAAAAAAATGAGGAAACAATCAAGTCAGATAATAACAATTGATGGAATAAAATCAATAATAGATGAGGATAGTTGGGTCTTGGTAAGACAATCAAATACTGAACACATTATCAGGATCTCTGCAGAGTCAAATGATTTGAGTAAAGCTAAAGAAATAGAAAAACAGATCACCAAGTTGGTTAAACAAAGCTATGAAGAGTCCAGATGA
- the thiL gene encoding thiamine-phosphate kinase, with amino-acid sequence MKSPDETKIIKTFQNRFGKKSRFQPEDVEVLKIKNAKFVVKSDMLVQSTDVPTGMKLGEIARKSLVSCVSDFACKGIKPIFATIALAIPRGFTQKMINELANGFRKSAEEFGLHIVGGDTNEGKELVIEVSMFGDGNKKMPSRGGAKTGDIIITSGPFGHSSAGLKIVLDGYKAESNTAKRFRNAIFRPNPRLDFGLKAVRYFSSSMDSSDGLAITLNDMSEQSKKKFVITSVPTENNVIKFARQNKMNFEDLVFCGGEEYEIVFTVHPRDLNRVRNLAKKMNVSLYEIGYVSNGKNVVLVDNDGLRVIKRCGWTHLRS; translated from the coding sequence ATGAAGAGTCCAGATGAGACAAAAATAATCAAGACATTTCAAAATAGATTCGGAAAGAAATCAAGATTTCAACCAGAAGATGTCGAGGTCTTGAAGATAAAAAATGCTAAATTTGTTGTAAAGTCAGATATGTTGGTACAAAGCACTGACGTTCCTACAGGGATGAAACTGGGAGAGATTGCAAGAAAAAGTTTGGTTTCATGTGTGAGCGACTTTGCATGCAAGGGAATCAAGCCCATATTTGCTACTATTGCACTAGCAATACCACGTGGTTTTACTCAAAAAATGATCAATGAGTTGGCAAACGGTTTTCGGAAGTCAGCCGAGGAGTTTGGATTGCACATAGTAGGAGGGGATACAAATGAAGGAAAGGAGCTGGTCATAGAAGTATCCATGTTTGGAGATGGCAACAAGAAAATGCCATCAAGAGGAGGTGCAAAAACAGGAGACATTATAATAACATCAGGGCCTTTTGGCCATTCTTCAGCAGGTTTGAAGATTGTTCTGGATGGTTACAAGGCAGAATCCAATACTGCAAAAAGATTCAGAAATGCAATCTTTAGACCAAATCCCAGATTAGATTTTGGATTAAAGGCTGTTAGATATTTTTCTTCATCAATGGATTCTAGTGATGGACTTGCTATAACGCTAAACGATATGAGTGAACAGAGCAAAAAAAAATTTGTGATAACCAGTGTGCCCACCGAAAATAATGTAATCAAATTTGCACGTCAAAATAAAATGAATTTTGAGGATCTAGTGTTTTGTGGCGGCGAGGAGTATGAAATTGTATTCACAGTACATCCAAGAGATTTGAATAGAGTTAGAAATTTAGCAAAGAAAATGAATGTTTCATTATATGAGATAGGTTATGTATCCAACGGAAAAAACGTGGTTTTGGTTGACAATGACGGACTCAGAGTCATAAAGAGATGCGGTTGGACACACCTTAGATCCTAA
- a CDS encoding 30S ribosomal protein S11, whose product MLSAQEAKEKWGIAHIFSSFNNTIVHITDVSGAETVAISSGGRHVNADRYESSPYAAMKSTAAVVEAAHDKGFTGLHIRVRAVGGVGSRVPGPGAQAAIRALARGGFKIGRIDDVTPIPHDTTRKKGGKRGRRV is encoded by the coding sequence ATGTTGTCCGCACAAGAAGCTAAGGAAAAATGGGGCATAGCTCATATTTTCAGTAGTTTTAACAATACCATAGTGCACATCACAGATGTTTCCGGTGCAGAGACCGTAGCAATTAGTTCCGGTGGACGACATGTTAATGCAGACAGATACGAATCATCCCCCTATGCTGCAATGAAATCAACTGCAGCAGTAGTGGAGGCAGCACATGATAAGGGCTTTACAGGTCTTCACATTAGAGTAAGAGCAGTAGGCGGAGTCGGTTCACGAGTTCCAGGCCCAGGTGCACAGGCAGCAATCAGAGCTCTAGCAAGAGGCGGATTCAAGATTGGAAGAATTGATGATGTAACTCCAATTCCTCATGATACTACCAGAAAGAAGGGTGGTAAAAGAGGAAGAAGAGTCTAG
- a CDS encoding DNA-binding protein has protein sequence MIDEDKELELLKAKRMLEMQKNISQRQRIEEVKPESKIQKLSPRDIVLKQLGYRGEEVLQNAESQFPTETKLVVEKLAELIQGGEITEIIDGGKLLTLFRSVGIHVRIQTTISVEQDGKMVSWSDKLKGQTKSTSESTEPVSSNDSPSTNI, from the coding sequence TTGATTGACGAAGACAAAGAATTAGAACTTCTTAAAGCAAAAAGAATGCTTGAGATGCAAAAAAATATCTCACAAAGACAACGAATTGAAGAGGTCAAACCTGAATCAAAAATACAGAAGCTTTCTCCTAGGGATATTGTTCTCAAACAACTTGGATATAGGGGAGAAGAGGTACTTCAGAATGCAGAATCACAATTTCCTACTGAGACCAAGCTCGTCGTAGAAAAACTTGCAGAGCTTATTCAAGGAGGGGAAATCACTGAAATCATTGATGGGGGGAAATTATTGACATTGTTCAGATCTGTTGGAATTCATGTAAGAATACAAACTACAATAAGTGTTGAACAAGATGGTAAGATGGTATCTTGGTCAGATAAGCTAAAAGGTCAAACCAAGTCAACGTCAGAATCTACAGAGCCTGTATCTTCTAATGACTCTCCAAGTACAAACATCTGA
- a CDS encoding RtcB family protein produces the protein MSSLIPKKIREMEYRIEADPSKGMKVPVTIYADDKLLQKMLTDRTIQQAVNVSTIPGVLKHVVVLPDGHEGYGFPVGGVAAMDAQEGMISPGGVGYDINCGVRLIKTSLMEKDVRPRLRDLVTELFTSIPSGVGSKGAVKLTSSDLDEVLVKGVQWAVDHGYGSNDDADVCEENGQIKNADPGKISPTARKRGAPQLGSLGSGNHFLEVQRVDQIHDKEAAKKMGIFNEGQITVLIHCGSRGFGHQVCSDYLRVSEQALSKYKINLVDRELACVPNSSEEGESYRKAMFAALNYAWSNRQMITHWTRKAFERVFKQSESDLDMKLIYDVAHNIAKVEKHKIDGELRSVVVHRKGATRAFPQGRDEIPRKYRDIGQPVFIPGSMGTGSWILLGKPGSMDLSFGSTAHGAGRMMSRSAARRNFTEGQVQKSLNDKGIFIKALTREGVVEETPEAYKDVDAVANVSHELGIATKVAKLVPIGVIKG, from the coding sequence ATGTCGTCACTAATTCCAAAGAAAATACGAGAAATGGAGTATCGTATTGAGGCTGATCCATCAAAAGGTATGAAAGTTCCGGTAACCATTTACGCCGATGACAAATTATTGCAAAAAATGCTTACGGACAGAACTATTCAACAAGCAGTAAATGTATCCACAATACCCGGAGTTCTCAAGCACGTTGTAGTTCTTCCAGATGGTCATGAGGGTTATGGCTTTCCTGTTGGTGGAGTAGCTGCTATGGACGCACAAGAAGGCATGATTAGCCCAGGAGGGGTAGGATATGATATCAACTGTGGTGTGAGACTAATCAAAACAAGTCTCATGGAAAAAGATGTCAGGCCAAGACTCAGGGATCTTGTTACTGAATTATTTACATCCATTCCGTCCGGAGTAGGATCTAAAGGTGCTGTAAAATTGACCTCATCTGATCTTGATGAGGTTCTCGTAAAAGGAGTACAATGGGCAGTTGATCACGGATATGGCTCAAATGATGATGCTGACGTGTGTGAAGAAAATGGACAGATAAAAAATGCCGATCCTGGAAAAATATCTCCTACTGCACGCAAGAGAGGTGCGCCACAACTTGGAAGTCTTGGTTCTGGAAATCATTTCCTTGAGGTCCAGCGTGTTGATCAAATTCATGACAAAGAGGCTGCTAAAAAGATGGGAATTTTTAATGAAGGACAAATTACTGTACTGATTCATTGCGGTTCAAGAGGTTTTGGACACCAAGTATGCAGTGATTATCTAAGAGTATCTGAACAAGCGCTCTCTAAATACAAAATAAATCTAGTAGACAGAGAACTTGCATGTGTTCCAAATTCTTCAGAAGAGGGAGAGTCGTATAGAAAAGCAATGTTTGCCGCATTAAATTATGCATGGAGTAACAGGCAAATGATAACACACTGGACAAGAAAAGCCTTTGAAAGAGTTTTCAAACAGTCAGAATCTGACCTTGACATGAAACTAATCTATGATGTTGCTCATAACATTGCCAAAGTCGAAAAACACAAAATTGATGGTGAGTTACGATCAGTTGTAGTTCATAGAAAAGGTGCAACAAGAGCATTCCCGCAAGGAAGAGACGAAATACCACGAAAGTATCGAGACATAGGCCAGCCTGTCTTCATACCTGGTTCTATGGGTACTGGCAGCTGGATTTTGTTGGGAAAGCCAGGCTCTATGGATTTGAGCTTTGGTTCTACTGCACACGGTGCAGGGAGGATGATGTCAAGATCTGCAGCACGAAGAAATTTCACAGAAGGCCAAGTACAAAAATCATTGAATGATAAAGGAATTTTCATAAAAGCTCTTACACGAGAAGGTGTGGTGGAGGAAACGCCTGAGGCATACAAGGATGTTGATGCTGTAGCAAATGTATCTCATGAACTTGGAATAGCTACAAAAGTAGCAAAGCTTGTTCCAATTGGGGTAATCAAGGGTTGA
- the purB gene encoding adenylosuccinate lyase, with protein sequence MPILPIDSGRYGTDEMKEIFDDQKKITYQLDIEAAVALSQSEIKMIPKDAALNISKMARSGKISVKRVKQLEAKSDHDTAALVEALSEICKPSAKPWIHYGLTSNDLVDTSNSLQIRDTLQIIEPKVAKLAIILADQAIKYKGLPAVGRTHGQHASIISFGLKFANWSLEMSKHVERIEEIKKRVLICKTLGVVGTGSLMGAKALEVQKRVAQKLELYPAEVTTQIVARERYAEFIFYMALIGSTLEKIAVEIRNLQRTEIGEVAESFKKGQMGSSAVPVKRNPVKSERVTSLSRLLRSQISVAFENIPLWHERDLSNSANERFIIPTSSILLDEMLGTMTRIVSSLFVNEYRIRQNLEITRGQIFAEFVLDALIQKGVPRFEAYRDIQRVAFASLEDGTDFKEAVKNDKAFSAHLTNEEIDKIFIPENHLGASFDIIKKVSNKVKNSCSKFS encoded by the coding sequence ATGCCAATTCTTCCAATAGATAGCGGCCGTTATGGTACTGATGAAATGAAGGAGATTTTTGATGATCAAAAAAAGATAACATATCAATTAGATATCGAAGCAGCAGTTGCCCTGTCTCAGTCAGAGATAAAGATGATTCCAAAGGATGCAGCTTTGAACATATCAAAGATGGCAAGATCTGGCAAGATTTCAGTAAAAAGAGTAAAACAGTTAGAGGCAAAAAGTGATCACGATACAGCAGCGTTGGTAGAAGCCCTCAGTGAAATCTGCAAACCTTCTGCAAAACCTTGGATACATTATGGTTTGACAAGTAATGATCTAGTAGATACAAGCAATTCATTGCAAATTCGTGATACTTTACAAATAATAGAGCCAAAGGTTGCAAAACTAGCCATTATTTTAGCAGATCAGGCAATCAAATACAAGGGATTGCCAGCAGTAGGCAGAACCCACGGCCAACATGCAAGCATCATTTCATTTGGTTTAAAATTTGCAAACTGGTCACTTGAGATGTCAAAACATGTAGAAAGAATCGAAGAGATCAAGAAAAGAGTATTGATCTGTAAAACTCTTGGCGTGGTAGGAACTGGCTCTCTCATGGGTGCAAAAGCGTTGGAGGTGCAAAAAAGAGTAGCGCAGAAGCTTGAACTATATCCTGCAGAGGTCACAACCCAAATAGTTGCACGTGAAAGATATGCAGAATTTATCTTTTACATGGCTTTGATTGGATCTACACTTGAAAAAATTGCTGTAGAGATCCGTAATCTTCAGAGAACAGAGATTGGCGAGGTTGCAGAATCTTTCAAGAAAGGCCAGATGGGAAGTAGTGCAGTTCCCGTAAAGAGAAATCCCGTAAAGAGCGAGCGTGTGACTTCGCTTTCAAGACTATTGCGCAGTCAGATATCAGTAGCGTTTGAGAACATACCACTATGGCATGAAAGAGATCTGTCAAATTCTGCAAATGAGAGATTTATCATTCCAACAAGTTCCATTTTGCTTGATGAAATGCTTGGTACCATGACAAGAATCGTCAGCTCCTTATTTGTAAATGAGTACAGGATAAGACAGAATCTTGAAATAACAAGAGGGCAGATATTTGCAGAATTTGTTCTTGATGCATTAATACAGAAAGGGGTTCCGCGATTTGAGGCCTACAGAGACATACAACGGGTAGCATTTGCATCTTTAGAAGATGGAACAGATTTTAAAGAGGCAGTAAAAAATGACAAGGCATTCTCGGCTCATCTAACTAATGAAGAGATAGACAAAATTTTCATTCCTGAAAATCACCTTGGTGCATCGTTTGACATAATCAAGAAGGTATCAAACAAGGTCAAAAATTCATGTTCCAAGTTTTCTTGA
- a CDS encoding asparagine synthase C-terminal domain-containing protein, whose protein sequence is MVPVMPELEKELHTQMVQAIEGTKGSGKIGISFSGGVDSCLLAKICQDLGYNVLLFTMGFEGSHDVEFSRRMAKVLGMNHEIEIISEKTFGDVAKKIWDEINVDNLSWNENCIAFYYVAKLAQKHKVTKVMTANGIDELFCGYNAYRDSISEGKDMVLEMMEDKILNETRMMKAVNQIVSEFGVSIVQPFLSKEFIGFAKLVPLEYKIKGKDDLVRKHLIRKLAVSIGVPEESALKLKKAMQYGSLIHKNLLKVKKTWNMNF, encoded by the coding sequence ATGGTGCCTGTAATGCCCGAACTTGAAAAAGAATTACACACACAAATGGTTCAAGCCATTGAAGGTACAAAGGGCTCTGGAAAAATAGGAATATCTTTTTCTGGTGGAGTTGATAGCTGTCTTTTGGCAAAAATTTGTCAAGATTTGGGTTACAATGTATTGCTTTTCACAATGGGCTTTGAGGGTTCACATGATGTGGAATTTTCAAGAAGAATGGCCAAAGTTCTTGGTATGAATCATGAGATAGAAATAATCTCCGAGAAAACATTTGGAGATGTGGCAAAAAAGATCTGGGATGAAATCAATGTAGATAATCTGTCTTGGAATGAAAATTGTATTGCGTTTTATTATGTGGCAAAACTTGCACAAAAACACAAAGTTACAAAGGTGATGACTGCCAATGGAATTGATGAGCTTTTCTGTGGATACAACGCATATAGAGACTCGATCTCAGAGGGAAAAGATATGGTGCTTGAGATGATGGAAGATAAGATACTCAACGAAACAAGAATGATGAAGGCAGTAAATCAAATTGTGTCTGAATTTGGCGTCAGTATTGTACAACCATTTTTGTCAAAAGAGTTTATAGGATTTGCAAAATTGGTTCCACTGGAATATAAAATAAAAGGCAAGGACGATTTGGTCAGAAAACATCTTATCCGAAAACTTGCTGTATCAATTGGAGTTCCAGAAGAGTCTGCGCTAAAGCTCAAAAAAGCAATGCAATATGGCTCTTTAATTCACAAAAATCTATTAAAAGTCAAGAAAACTTGGAACATGAATTTTTGA
- a CDS encoding 4a-hydroxytetrahydrobiopterin dehydratase — MFKLTEEQIRVELQGLQGWSIVNGKLHKDFVFEDFIEAFGFMCKAAIHIEKMNHHPEWFNVYNKISIDLVTHDAGGITQNDVFLAKTLNSLK; from the coding sequence ATGTTCAAACTAACTGAAGAACAGATCAGAGTCGAATTGCAAGGATTGCAGGGATGGAGTATAGTAAACGGAAAGCTACACAAGGATTTTGTATTCGAAGATTTTATTGAAGCCTTTGGTTTTATGTGCAAGGCAGCAATACATATTGAAAAGATGAATCACCATCCAGAATGGTTTAATGTATACAACAAGATTTCAATAGACTTGGTGACCCATGATGCTGGTGGAATAACACAAAATGATGTATTCCTTGCGAAAACTCTGAATTCGCTAAAGTAA